From Microcystis aeruginosa NIES-2549, a single genomic window includes:
- the psbX gene encoding photosystem II reaction center X protein, giving the protein MTPSLANFLWSLVLGAVIVLIPATIGLIFISQYDKIKRT; this is encoded by the coding sequence ATGACACCCTCTTTAGCTAACTTTCTCTGGAGCCTTGTTTTAGGTGCGGTTATCGTCCTGATCCCCGCCACTATCGGTTTGATTTTCATCAGTCAATACGACAAGATCAAACGGACTTAA
- a CDS encoding ComF family protein, which produces MLEPFLALFLKSPCPLCQRQSDRELCRDCEGQLQSYRQNNPLFLWRGPIPLFIWGRYEGKLKQAIAKMKYDRHPALGSLLGSCMGETWLLRPPLTDKRLTVIPIPLHPERLKERGFNQAEVIGEGFCRLTGYHLASRGLIRIKNTAALFSLAGEERKKTMQAAFQLGKNLPKSVPILLIDDIYTTGTTIEEAVRVLRTEGYRVIGAIAVASSKIS; this is translated from the coding sequence ATGCTCGAACCTTTTCTCGCTTTATTTCTTAAGTCTCCCTGTCCTCTCTGTCAACGGCAGAGCGATCGAGAGCTTTGCCGTGATTGTGAGGGACAATTACAGTCCTATCGTCAGAATAACCCGCTTTTTCTCTGGCGTGGTCCTATTCCCCTGTTTATCTGGGGACGCTATGAAGGTAAATTAAAACAGGCGATCGCTAAAATGAAATATGATCGCCATCCCGCTCTCGGCTCTTTGCTAGGCAGTTGCATGGGGGAAACTTGGCTCCTTCGTCCTCCCCTCACCGATAAACGTTTGACGGTGATTCCCATCCCTCTCCACCCAGAAAGGTTAAAGGAAAGAGGTTTTAATCAAGCAGAAGTTATTGGCGAAGGTTTTTGTCGTTTAACCGGTTATCATCTGGCTAGTCGCGGATTAATTCGGATTAAGAACACGGCAGCTTTATTTAGTCTGGCAGGCGAGGAAAGAAAAAAGACGATGCAAGCGGCTTTTCAATTGGGAAAAAATTTACCCAAATCAGTGCCGATTCTCTTAATTGATGATATTTATACCACGGGAACCACGATCGAGGAGGCTGTGCGGGTTTTACGCACAGAGGGATATCGGGTAATAGGGGCGATCGCTGTTGCCAGTTCCAAAATTAGCTAA
- a CDS encoding ferredoxin thioredoxin reductase catalytic beta subunit: MSQIANTDKSLEAMKKFAEQYAKGTNTYFCSDLSVTAVVIEGLARHKDELGAPLCPCRHYEDKEAEVKNTFWNCPCVPMRERKECHCMLFITPDNEFAGEEQTIPLDYIQEVRESMKGH, encoded by the coding sequence ATGAGCCAGATCGCAAACACGGATAAGAGTCTTGAGGCCATGAAGAAGTTTGCCGAACAGTACGCTAAAGGTACAAATACCTATTTCTGTAGCGATCTCTCGGTGACAGCCGTAGTAATTGAGGGATTAGCGCGTCATAAGGACGAATTAGGCGCTCCTTTATGTCCCTGTCGTCACTACGAAGACAAAGAAGCGGAGGTAAAAAATACTTTTTGGAATTGTCCCTGTGTACCGATGCGGGAACGGAAAGAATGTCACTGTATGCTATTTATTACCCCCGATAACGAGTTTGCCGGAGAAGAACAGACAATTCCCCTCGACTATATCCAAGAAGTCCGCGAATCGATGAAGGGGCATTAG
- a CDS encoding DUF309 domain-containing protein, with amino-acid sequence MTATAFGQGIDEFNRQQFYACHDTLEALWMESAEPEKTFYQGILQIAVACYHLENNNWRGAVILLGEGVRRLQHYQPDYEGINVTHLVGESLDLLNFLQNLDPQALPAVLEAMKSNQEHPHPHFDRSICSLPKILKSHPVL; translated from the coding sequence ATGACAGCTACCGCTTTTGGCCAAGGAATCGACGAATTTAATCGCCAGCAATTCTATGCTTGTCATGATACCCTAGAGGCTTTGTGGATGGAGTCCGCAGAGCCTGAAAAAACTTTTTATCAAGGCATTTTGCAGATTGCTGTCGCTTGCTACCATCTGGAAAATAATAACTGGCGCGGGGCGGTAATTCTTTTGGGAGAAGGGGTTAGACGTTTACAACACTATCAACCCGATTACGAGGGGATCAACGTGACGCATTTGGTCGGGGAGAGTTTGGATCTATTAAACTTTTTACAGAATCTCGATCCCCAAGCTTTACCGGCAGTGCTAGAAGCGATGAAAAGCAATCAGGAACATCCTCATCCCCACTTCGATCGATCTATCTGTTCTCTGCCGAAAATCCTCAAAAGTCATCCCGTCCTCTAA
- the holB gene encoding DNA polymerase III subunit delta', which yields MINWSRLIGQNQAIELLQRALEINSIAPAYLFAGAKGIGRNLAAKCFCQDLLTRDRSPETRELILKRFLGGNHPDLLWIEPTYQHQGKLLTAKEAQESNLKRKAPPQIRIEQIREITNFLSRPPLESARSVVVIEQADTMTEAAANALLKTLEEPGKATLILIAPSPSSLLPTLVSRCQHIPFQRLSEENLAQVLRSNGQARVLNYPAILGLAQGSPGEAIAALEFLDSLPQDLPRSLSKFPLKLSQALELAKIIAQTLDTETQLWYVSYLQYEDWQRRRERSILEILEKTRRQLLAYVQPRLVWECTFLALAKLSTAQKP from the coding sequence ATGATAAATTGGTCACGGTTAATCGGTCAAAATCAGGCCATTGAACTACTACAAAGAGCGCTTGAAATCAATTCGATCGCTCCCGCTTACTTATTCGCCGGCGCTAAGGGGATTGGACGCAATCTGGCCGCAAAATGTTTCTGCCAAGACTTGTTAACTAGAGATCGATCGCCGGAAACAAGGGAATTAATCCTGAAACGCTTTCTCGGGGGTAATCATCCCGATTTACTCTGGATTGAACCCACTTATCAACACCAAGGCAAACTGCTCACCGCAAAAGAAGCACAGGAAAGCAATCTCAAGCGTAAAGCTCCCCCGCAAATCCGCATCGAACAAATCCGCGAGATTACTAACTTTTTAAGTCGTCCTCCCCTCGAATCGGCCCGCTCTGTGGTAGTGATCGAGCAAGCAGACACCATGACAGAAGCGGCGGCAAATGCCCTCTTAAAAACGCTTGAGGAACCTGGAAAAGCGACTTTAATCCTGATTGCTCCCAGTCCCTCCTCTTTACTACCCACTCTCGTTTCTCGCTGTCAACACATCCCTTTTCAGCGTCTTTCGGAAGAAAATCTCGCTCAAGTCCTCCGCTCTAACGGACAGGCTCGCGTTCTCAATTATCCGGCAATTCTCGGTTTAGCCCAAGGTAGCCCCGGAGAAGCGATCGCCGCTTTAGAGTTTCTCGACAGTCTCCCCCAAGATTTACCGCGATCTTTGAGCAAATTTCCCCTAAAACTCTCCCAAGCACTGGAATTAGCCAAAATTATCGCCCAAACTCTTGACACGGAAACCCAATTATGGTATGTGAGTTATCTTCAGTATGAGGATTGGCAACGACGACGAGAGCGATCGATTTTAGAAATCTTGGAAAAAACCCGCCGGCAGCTGTTAGCCTACGTTCAACCCCGTTTAGTCTGGGAATGCACTTTCTTGGCATTAGCCAAGCTATCCACCGCCCAAAAGCCTTAA
- the ftsH2 gene encoding ATP-dependent zinc metalloprotease FtsH2, whose amino-acid sequence MKLSWKTILLWTLPALVVGFFLWQGTFATATSNIGNNTASTRMTYGRFLEYLDSGRVVSVDLYEGGRTAIVQALDPELENRVQRLRVDLPANSPDLIARLRDSKISFDAHPMRNDGAWWGFLGNLVFPFLLIAALFFLFRRSNNMPGGPGQAMSFGKSKARFQMEAKTGITFDDVAGIDEAKEELQEVVTFLKQPEKFTAVGAKIPKGVLLVGPPGTGKTLLAKAIAGEAGVPFFSISGSEFVEMFVGVGASRVRDLFKKAKENAPCLIFIDEIDAVGRQRGAGIGGGNDEREQTLNQLLTEMDGFEGNTGIIIIAATNRPDVLDSALMRPGRFDRQVTVDAPDFKGRLEILDVHARNKKLANDVSIEAIARRTPGFSGADLANLLNEAAILTARRRKDAITLLEIDDAVDRVIAGMEGTPLVDSKSKRLIAYHEVGHAIVGTLLKDHDPVQKVTLIPRGQAQGLTWFTPNEEQGLTTKAQLMARISGALGGRAAEEEIFGYDEVTTGAGGDLQQVSDMARQMVTRFGMSDLGPLSLESQGGEVFLGGGLMTRSEYSEKVATRIDDQVRSIVEHCHEISRRIVRDHREVIDRVVDLLIEKETIDGEEFRQIVAEYAYVPEKEQFVPQL is encoded by the coding sequence ATGAAACTATCTTGGAAAACGATTTTACTGTGGACATTGCCCGCCCTTGTGGTCGGTTTTTTCCTTTGGCAAGGCACTTTTGCCACGGCCACCAGTAATATCGGCAATAACACCGCCAGTACCCGCATGACCTACGGACGCTTTCTAGAATACCTAGACAGTGGTAGGGTTGTTAGCGTCGATCTCTACGAAGGGGGCAGAACCGCGATCGTACAGGCCCTGGATCCGGAACTAGAAAACCGAGTACAACGCCTACGGGTCGATTTACCTGCCAATTCCCCGGATTTAATCGCCCGTTTACGCGATTCTAAAATTAGTTTCGATGCTCACCCGATGCGGAATGACGGCGCTTGGTGGGGATTCCTCGGTAATCTAGTTTTCCCCTTTTTGCTGATTGCCGCTCTCTTTTTCCTGTTCCGCCGTTCTAATAATATGCCAGGCGGCCCCGGTCAAGCGATGAGTTTTGGTAAATCAAAAGCTCGCTTCCAGATGGAAGCAAAAACCGGCATCACCTTTGATGATGTGGCAGGAATTGACGAAGCGAAGGAAGAATTACAGGAAGTCGTCACTTTCCTCAAACAACCGGAGAAATTTACCGCCGTCGGGGCCAAAATCCCCAAAGGAGTCCTGTTAGTTGGCCCTCCGGGTACGGGTAAAACCCTGTTGGCTAAAGCGATCGCCGGTGAAGCGGGTGTGCCTTTCTTCAGCATTTCTGGTTCGGAATTTGTGGAAATGTTTGTCGGTGTCGGTGCTTCTCGCGTGCGCGATTTGTTCAAAAAAGCCAAGGAAAATGCTCCCTGTTTAATATTTATCGATGAAATTGACGCGGTAGGTCGTCAACGGGGTGCCGGTATCGGTGGTGGTAACGATGAACGGGAACAAACCCTAAACCAATTATTGACAGAAATGGACGGTTTCGAGGGGAATACGGGAATTATTATCATTGCCGCCACTAACCGCCCCGATGTTCTCGATTCCGCTCTCATGCGTCCGGGCCGTTTTGATCGCCAAGTAACCGTCGATGCGCCCGATTTTAAAGGTCGTTTAGAGATTTTAGACGTTCATGCCCGCAATAAAAAGCTGGCTAACGACGTTTCCATCGAAGCGATCGCCCGTCGCACTCCGGGGTTCAGTGGAGCAGATTTAGCCAATTTACTGAACGAAGCAGCAATTTTAACCGCCCGTCGTCGTAAAGATGCCATTACCCTCCTAGAGATAGATGACGCGGTAGATCGCGTTATCGCGGGTATGGAAGGCACTCCTTTAGTCGATAGCAAGAGCAAGCGCTTAATCGCTTATCATGAAGTGGGTCATGCGATCGTGGGTACGCTCTTAAAAGATCACGATCCCGTCCAGAAAGTGACTCTGATTCCCCGGGGACAGGCCCAGGGTTTAACTTGGTTCACTCCCAACGAAGAACAGGGTTTAACCACGAAAGCGCAGTTAATGGCCCGGATTTCCGGTGCGTTAGGTGGTCGGGCGGCTGAGGAAGAAATCTTCGGCTATGATGAGGTGACTACCGGTGCCGGTGGCGATTTACAGCAAGTTTCTGATATGGCCCGCCAGATGGTGACTCGTTTCGGGATGAGCGATTTGGGTCCTTTGTCCCTAGAAAGTCAAGGGGGTGAAGTGTTCCTCGGTGGCGGTTTGATGACTCGTTCCGAGTATTCTGAGAAGGTCGCTACTCGCATTGATGATCAGGTGCGATCGATCGTGGAACACTGCCATGAAATTTCTCGGCGAATTGTCCGCGATCATCGCGAAGTGATCGATCGAGTGGTGGACCTGCTGATCGAAAAAGAAACGATCGATGGGGAAGAATTCCGGCAAATTGTGGCTGAATACGCCTACGTTCCCGAAAAAGAACAGTTTGTACCACAGTTATAG
- a CDS encoding DNA adenine methylase produces the protein MKLTPLVPPIKCQGIKTKLVKDIKNIVSDLSFGRWIEPFSGSGVVAFNINPQTALLADTNTHIIQFYNNLKNQVITSKTVKLFLQENGQVLKEQGESYYYQVRERFNQAPNSLDFLFLNRSCFNGVMRFNRKGEFNVPYCHKSERFSQAYITKIVNQVIALENILIKTDYNFQVADFRETLSDWQKTDLIYLDPPYLGRHTDYFNSWSQEDEDCLVTILKDISCRFILSTWHSNQFRSNPLIKKNWSADKFYIYTKQHFYHVGSTEKLRHPITEAIITNFNIPLLPERGTDLQQLSLLPSTAENEGVRTV, from the coding sequence GTGAAGTTAACGCCACTTGTACCACCGATTAAGTGTCAAGGAATTAAAACTAAATTGGTGAAAGATATTAAAAATATTGTGTCTGATCTGAGCTTTGGGCGTTGGATAGAACCCTTTTCTGGATCGGGAGTGGTGGCTTTTAATATTAATCCCCAAACGGCTTTACTTGCGGACACAAATACTCATATTATCCAGTTTTATAATAATCTAAAAAATCAAGTTATTACCAGTAAAACTGTTAAGCTTTTTTTGCAAGAAAATGGTCAAGTTCTTAAGGAGCAGGGAGAAAGTTATTATTATCAAGTACGAGAAAGATTTAATCAAGCTCCTAATTCTCTAGATTTTTTATTTCTCAATCGCTCCTGTTTTAATGGCGTGATGAGATTCAATCGTAAGGGAGAGTTTAACGTCCCTTACTGTCATAAATCAGAACGATTTTCTCAAGCATATATTACCAAAATAGTCAATCAAGTTATTGCCCTAGAAAATATTCTTATTAAAACTGATTATAATTTTCAAGTTGCTGACTTTCGAGAGACTTTATCTGATTGGCAAAAAACAGACTTGATCTATCTCGATCCTCCTTATTTAGGGAGACACACCGATTATTTTAACTCTTGGTCTCAAGAGGATGAAGATTGTTTGGTTACTATTTTAAAGGATATTTCTTGTCGGTTTATTTTGTCCACTTGGCACAGTAATCAGTTTAGAAGCAATCCTTTAATTAAAAAAAATTGGAGTGCTGATAAGTTTTATATCTATACTAAACAGCATTTTTATCATGTTGGTTCCACAGAAAAATTGCGTCATCCGATCACCGAAGCGATCATCACTAACTTTAACATTCCCTTGTTGCCAGAGCGAGGAACTGATTTGCAACAACTGTCATTATTGCCATCGACAGCAGAAAATGAGGGAGTGAGAACAGTCTAG
- a CDS encoding heavy metal translocating P-type ATPase has protein sequence MILAAETGLKTATLDVKGMKCAGCVSAVERQLSQNQGVKSAQVNLITEIAVIEYQPDAIAPEQLAAKLTAIGFPTQPRSSSTPLSQQNQRLQNQQKEQQQQLYRLAIACCLLVFSLIGHLHHIGGPEIPIFQSIAFHWTLATLAILFPGRDIFIDGWRGLRHGMPNMNTLVSLGTGSAYIASCLALIFPNLGLECFFDEPVMLLGFILLGRTLEAHSRHRAAADLEALTSLQPAVAHLIGSTDDRVGVAIPVEQLRVGEWVRVLPGEKIPVDGEIIQGRTTVDEALLTGESLPVVKEMGDLVIAGSFNLSGAIAVQTRQVGTDTTLAKIIAAVESAQTRKAPVQKIADRVAGYFAYGVMIIALIVLLFWYFWGTRLFPEVLGSTTGHHELIQPTSPLLLSLKLAISVLVVACPCALGLATPTALLVGTSLAAERGILIKGGDVLETVSQLQTVVFDKTGTLSQGHPEITDCLSFSILNSLEIQQLAAVVESGTNHPLAQAILDAVTPPTNLTGEDFQTVAGLGVSARVQGSKIVLGNRQWLAQNGIKIDETIWGIQELLQAGKTVIYLGMEEQLLGAIAFQDRLRPDAQTTVNQLQKLGLEVILLSGDRQEVVTAIANSLGISQFYAEVAPTEKSALIADLQTKEGKIVAMVGDGINDAPALGQANIGIALAGGTEVAMETAGIVLISDRLEDVVQSLHLSLATWQKIRQNLFWALGYNTFAIPIAGGLLLPRWGLAFSPALAAALMAFSSVMVVSNSLLLRRQFPPLSSTQESEN, from the coding sequence ATGATCCTAGCCGCCGAAACTGGACTAAAAACCGCTACTCTAGACGTAAAAGGCATGAAATGCGCCGGCTGTGTGAGTGCCGTAGAACGACAACTCAGCCAAAATCAAGGGGTAAAATCGGCCCAAGTTAACCTAATCACGGAAATTGCCGTGATTGAATACCAACCGGATGCGATCGCACCAGAGCAGTTAGCCGCAAAATTAACCGCGATTGGATTCCCCACCCAACCGCGCAGCTCATCGACTCCCCTTTCTCAACAAAATCAACGGCTGCAAAACCAACAAAAAGAACAGCAACAACAATTATACCGATTAGCGATCGCTTGTTGTTTACTGGTTTTTTCCCTGATTGGTCACTTACACCACATCGGGGGACCAGAAATCCCTATCTTTCAAAGTATTGCTTTTCACTGGACTTTAGCCACCCTAGCCATTTTATTCCCCGGCCGCGATATTTTCATCGATGGTTGGCGGGGATTACGGCACGGGATGCCAAATATGAACACTCTCGTTAGTTTAGGCACAGGTAGCGCCTATATAGCCAGTTGTTTGGCTCTTATCTTCCCTAATCTCGGTTTAGAGTGCTTTTTCGATGAACCGGTCATGCTGTTAGGTTTTATTCTCCTCGGACGGACTCTAGAAGCGCATTCCCGTCATCGCGCAGCCGCAGACTTAGAAGCGCTTACCTCCCTACAACCGGCAGTGGCTCACCTGATTGGTAGTACAGATGACCGTGTGGGCGTGGCCATTCCCGTGGAACAGCTGCGCGTCGGGGAATGGGTGCGCGTCTTACCCGGGGAAAAAATTCCCGTGGATGGGGAGATTATTCAGGGAAGAACCACGGTAGATGAAGCTTTATTAACGGGGGAATCGCTCCCGGTGGTTAAGGAAATGGGAGATCTAGTCATTGCTGGCAGTTTCAATCTCTCCGGTGCGATCGCCGTGCAAACTCGTCAGGTGGGGACCGATACCACCCTAGCTAAGATTATCGCAGCCGTGGAATCAGCCCAAACTCGCAAGGCCCCGGTACAGAAGATAGCGGACCGGGTAGCGGGTTATTTTGCCTACGGAGTCATGATAATTGCCCTAATTGTGCTGCTCTTTTGGTATTTTTGGGGAACTAGGCTCTTTCCAGAGGTGTTAGGGTCAACCACGGGACACCATGAGCTGATTCAACCCACTTCTCCCCTACTTTTGTCCCTAAAATTAGCGATTTCTGTGCTTGTGGTCGCTTGTCCCTGCGCTCTCGGTTTAGCCACACCGACGGCCCTACTGGTGGGAACCAGTTTAGCAGCCGAACGGGGCATTTTAATTAAAGGGGGTGATGTTTTGGAAACCGTCTCGCAACTGCAAACGGTGGTTTTTGACAAAACGGGAACCCTTAGCCAAGGTCATCCAGAAATTACCGATTGTTTGAGTTTTTCTATCCTTAATTCCCTGGAAATTCAACAATTAGCGGCAGTAGTGGAGAGTGGTACTAATCATCCTCTTGCTCAGGCGATTTTAGACGCGGTTACTCCCCCTACTAACCTGACGGGGGAAGATTTTCAAACTGTGGCCGGATTGGGAGTTTCGGCAAGGGTGCAGGGGTCGAAAATTGTTCTAGGAAATCGGCAATGGTTGGCACAGAACGGCATTAAAATCGATGAAACTATCTGGGGGATTCAAGAGCTTTTACAAGCGGGTAAAACGGTGATTTATCTGGGGATGGAAGAACAATTACTCGGCGCGATCGCTTTTCAGGACCGATTGCGTCCCGATGCTCAAACAACCGTGAATCAGTTACAAAAACTCGGTTTAGAGGTGATTTTACTCAGTGGTGATCGCCAAGAAGTGGTGACAGCGATCGCTAATAGTTTGGGTATTAGCCAATTTTATGCCGAAGTTGCCCCCACCGAAAAATCGGCCTTAATTGCCGACCTACAGACAAAAGAGGGCAAAATCGTGGCTATGGTCGGGGATGGTATCAATGATGCTCCCGCACTAGGACAGGCTAACATCGGTATTGCTCTGGCCGGTGGCACGGAAGTGGCCATGGAAACGGCTGGGATCGTTTTAATTAGCGATCGCCTAGAGGATGTGGTGCAATCTCTGCATTTAAGTCTGGCTACATGGCAAAAAATCCGACAAAATCTTTTTTGGGCTTTGGGTTATAATACCTTTGCTATTCCCATTGCCGGTGGTTTATTACTGCCCCGTTGGGGTCTAGCTTTCAGTCCGGCCCTAGCAGCAGCTTTAATGGCTTTTAGTTCGGTTATGGTAGTGAGTAATTCCTTGCTTTTACGTCGTCAATTTCCCCCGCTCTCATCGACGCAGGAAAGCGAAAATTAA
- a CDS encoding EcoRV family type II restriction endonuclease — protein sequence MLLFPIFDNFARCNQLKIELVSQQNFYPDLTFIHEPTGAKFAVDRNYY from the coding sequence TTGCTTCTTTTTCCCATATTTGATAATTTTGCTAGATGTAACCAATTAAAGATAGAGTTAGTATCTCAACAAAATTTTTACCCTGATTTGACCTTTATTCACGAGCCAACAGGAGCTAAGTTTGCTGTGGATAGAAATTACTATTGA
- a CDS encoding DUF1816 domain-containing protein: MILSFLQTNKISDDNTPWWLKITSLYPHCIYYFGPFASFEEAQEHQGGYLQDIESEGAQGISISIERSNPHYLTVFDDGNQHLAKNFASHARTFSRFIS; encoded by the coding sequence ATGATTTTATCTTTCTTGCAGACAAATAAAATTTCTGACGATAACACGCCTTGGTGGCTGAAAATTACCTCCCTTTATCCCCACTGTATCTACTATTTTGGTCCCTTTGCTTCTTTTGAGGAAGCACAAGAGCATCAGGGGGGTTATCTACAAGATATAGAGTCCGAAGGAGCGCAAGGAATCAGTATTTCGATCGAGCGGAGTAATCCCCATTATTTGACCGTTTTTGACGATGGAAATCAGCATCTAGCTAAAAATTTTGCTTCCCATGCTCGAACCTTTTCTCGCTTTATTTCTTAA
- a CDS encoding type II secretion system protein, whose product MNANFKTKLLLKIANKKANKGFTLIELLVNTIIVGILAISAVSFLGQIFLGRSFAENQLRDHVNSVLREDLKGANCQAIDSDGNGYVSCDYTVVSRPQETRPIECAAWGWYGLINRGCRTRFPNFPNR is encoded by the coding sequence ATGAACGCTAACTTCAAAACCAAACTGCTGCTCAAAATCGCCAACAAGAAGGCTAACAAAGGTTTCACCCTAATTGAACTCTTAGTCAATACTATTATTGTCGGCATTCTCGCAATCAGCGCCGTTTCTTTCCTAGGACAGATTTTTTTGGGCAGGAGTTTTGCCGAAAATCAACTGAGAGACCATGTTAATTCCGTTCTTAGAGAAGACCTAAAAGGAGCGAACTGTCAGGCAATAGATAGCGACGGTAACGGCTATGTCTCTTGCGACTATACGGTTGTTTCCCGACCTCAAGAGACTCGCCCGATTGAATGTGCCGCTTGGGGATGGTATGGCTTGATCAATCGCGGATGCCGCACTCGCTTTCCCAATTTCCCTAATCGCTAA